The genomic region GCTCCGCATACCACAATTTTTCCGCCGAAGGAATGGCAGCGGTCCTCTCCGAGTCGCTGAACCCCAGATTATCGGCTCTGCTCAGTGAAGGGCTGAAAGACAAACCGGAGGGATAAGGTTTGTTGAATCACTATTACTACACGGTAGCCTCGCTGCCCCTGCTCTCTTATGATTCAGAGAAATTCATGTCTGAAAAAGAATTTCTCGTCTGTTGTGAATCGACCGTAACCGAAAAGGACTTTCAACTACTGAAACGGATCTCTCTTGTGCCGCCGAGCCGTGATGAATCCACCCATCCGGTTTTAGCCAAATGGAACAGCTGGGAAAGAGGCCTTCGGAATGAGCTTGTAAAGATGAGGGCCGGGCGCAAAGGAGTGGACAGCGATAAGTACATTGCCCCGGGAGTCATGGAAACGGATCTGCAGAACCTTGCACGTGACGCCTTTGGCTCGGCAACACCAATCGAAGCGGAGAGGGTTCTCGAAAGAGCACGATGGACGTATCTGGACAACCTTGAGGCGGGCCATTATTTCGATCTTGGAAAATTGATTGTGTATTATCTGAAACTGCAATTGCTCTGGAGAAAATCAAACATAAACAAAGAAAAAGGCCGGTCCAACTTCGAGGAGATTTATTCAGCCATCACGGGTAAAAGCGTTTTGCAAAAAAACAGATCGGATTGATTCATTGAAAATGTTTTAATCTACAGGGGTTCTTATGGCGGAAGTACAAAATACGAGCAGGGTCGTTGGTGTTAGCGGTAATATGGTCACCGTCGAATTTGATGGGAAAATTCTCATGAACGAGGTGGGTTATGTGAAGCTCGAAACACCGGAGGGAACCAAGCGCCTTAAGTCCGAGGTAATCCGGGTAAGGGGCAATCGGGCCGACTTGCAGGTATTCGAAATGACCCGTGGTATCGGAGTCGGCGATACAGTCGAACTTACGGGGAACCTTTTGTCCGTGACATTGGGCCCGGGACTCTTGGGTCAGGTTTTCGACGGCCTGCAGAACCCTCTCCCCCAATTGGCCGAGGAGTGCGGTTTCTTTCTGGACCGTGGTGTTTATCTTGAACCAATGCCTGACAGGGAATGGGAGTTTACCCCTGTGGTTAAAACCGGAGACACCGTGACAAGAGGGGATACCCTGGGAACCGTTCCGGAGGGGATTTTCAACCATCATATCATGGTGCCCTTCAACATGTACGATACATATAAAGTCAAATCGATTGCTCCAAAAGGGGAATACCGGGTCATTCAGAACATCGCTGAAATCGAAGACGCCAAAGGGAATACTTATCCCCTCACCATGAAATTTGAATGGCCCGTAAAGCGAGCCATTGACGCCTATGCGGAACGCCTTAAACCGATTGAACCCATGATTACCAAAGTTAGACTCATCGACACCTTTATCCCTGTCGCAAAGGGTGGCACATATTGTATTCCCGGGCCGTTCGGCGCCGGCAAAACGGTCCTGCAACAGATCACCAGCCGCAACGCGGACGTGGATGTCGTCATTATCGCGGCCTGCGGGGAACGAGCTGGGGAGGTGGTTGAAACTCTTAGAGATTTCCCTGAACTGGTGGATCCAAAAACGGGCAATTCCCTCATGGAACGGACCATCATCATCTGCAACACGAGTTCAATGCCGGTTGCCGCACGGGAGGCCTCCGTATACACGGCCCTGACTCTCG from Deltaproteobacteria bacterium harbors:
- a CDS encoding DUF2764 family protein, whose amino-acid sequence is MLNHYYYTVASLPLLSYDSEKFMSEKEFLVCCESTVTEKDFQLLKRISLVPPSRDESTHPVLAKWNSWERGLRNELVKMRAGRKGVDSDKYIAPGVMETDLQNLARDAFGSATPIEAERVLERARWTYLDNLEAGHYFDLGKLIVYYLKLQLLWRKSNINKEKGRSNFEEIYSAITGKSVLQKNRSD
- a CDS encoding V-type ATP synthase subunit A codes for the protein MAEVQNTSRVVGVSGNMVTVEFDGKILMNEVGYVKLETPEGTKRLKSEVIRVRGNRADLQVFEMTRGIGVGDTVELTGNLLSVTLGPGLLGQVFDGLQNPLPQLAEECGFFLDRGVYLEPMPDREWEFTPVVKTGDTVTRGDTLGTVPEGIFNHHIMVPFNMYDTYKVKSIAPKGEYRVIQNIAEIEDAKGNTYPLTMKFEWPVKRAIDAYAERLKPIEPMITKVRLIDTFIPVAKGGTYCIPGPFGAGKTVLQQITSRNADVDVVIIAACGERAGEVVETLRDFPELVDPKTGNSLMERTIIICNTSSMPVAAREASVYTALTLAEYYRQMGLDVLLLADSTSRWAQAMREMSGRLEEIPGEEAFPAYLESVIASFYERAGLVRLKDGSCGSVTIGGTVSPAGGNFEEPVTQATLKVVGAFHGLSRERSDARKYPAIDPLESWSKYRGSVDPARTDYAWNILFNGNDVAQMMKVVGEEGTSIEDYIVYLKSDILDSVYMQQNSFDPVDNAVSVERQKHIFDIVFRILSAEFDFQIKDEARQYFNRMRQLFLDYNGARWNTDEFAAKEREIVDLLSSKQKGLDENAAG